The Pricia mediterranea genome includes a window with the following:
- a CDS encoding FAD-dependent oxidoreductase yields MKFSKPIKKFYETDILIIGSGSAGSTAAIAAASGKYEVTMVERYGFPGGTSTQMLDTFYGFFTPSASPKKIVGGIPHRVVDALDRTGNIFLRPNTYGAGTGVNYNPEKLKQVWDNLLLEGGVRIFYHSTLVGVESTGETSTCVFFHKGMGFFSITAKRIIDASGDADYCHWANLPYEKAGEKEPAQSMTTTFRMANVEQQEYEAAGGKKMLKEKMAEAYEKGSHPLPRKEGSAHEMCQPKCISTVAVKVVDLDPLDVEGITKAEIEGRRQAFVFEDFFRAEVPGYQNAKIIGLSHQIGVRETRRVFGEYRLTKADCMQAKTFDDQIFLCGAPIEDHRKSDDGGSETFWQYVPEGGVYGVPYRTIVPKNGQNTWAVGRCFSATHDAHASCRSMAQTMSMGQAAGLAALVSLDTDQNAKNIDFNKLQDALLNQGAILEMPDKTADTSRDGWKNN; encoded by the coding sequence ATGAAGTTTTCAAAACCGATCAAAAAATTCTACGAAACCGACATCCTGATTATCGGAAGCGGTAGTGCGGGTTCTACTGCGGCTATTGCGGCAGCAAGCGGCAAGTACGAAGTTACTATGGTCGAACGCTACGGTTTTCCGGGAGGTACCTCGACGCAGATGTTGGATACGTTCTATGGGTTTTTTACGCCCTCCGCGTCCCCCAAAAAAATCGTGGGCGGCATTCCACATCGGGTTGTCGATGCCTTGGACCGGACCGGCAATATCTTCCTGCGTCCCAATACCTATGGGGCGGGTACGGGCGTGAATTACAATCCCGAAAAACTGAAACAGGTCTGGGACAATCTTTTGTTGGAAGGCGGGGTGCGGATTTTCTACCATTCGACCTTAGTGGGCGTGGAGAGTACAGGCGAGACATCCACCTGTGTCTTCTTTCACAAGGGGATGGGATTTTTTTCCATCACCGCCAAACGGATCATCGATGCCTCCGGGGATGCCGACTATTGCCATTGGGCGAACCTCCCCTATGAAAAGGCGGGCGAAAAGGAGCCTGCGCAGAGCATGACCACCACTTTTCGTATGGCGAACGTGGAACAGCAGGAATACGAGGCCGCAGGGGGAAAGAAAATGCTGAAGGAAAAAATGGCGGAAGCCTATGAAAAGGGAAGCCATCCGCTACCACGGAAAGAAGGGTCCGCCCATGAGATGTGCCAGCCAAAATGTATTTCTACCGTTGCCGTCAAGGTGGTCGACTTAGACCCTCTTGATGTTGAGGGCATCACCAAGGCCGAAATCGAGGGCCGCCGACAGGCCTTTGTTTTTGAGGATTTTTTTCGGGCCGAAGTGCCGGGATATCAAAACGCCAAGATCATCGGCCTCTCCCACCAGATCGGGGTTCGGGAAACCCGGAGGGTCTTTGGGGAATACCGTTTGACGAAAGCGGACTGTATGCAGGCCAAGACCTTCGACGACCAGATTTTTCTTTGTGGGGCGCCGATTGAAGACCATCGCAAATCCGATGACGGCGGTTCTGAAACTTTTTGGCAATACGTGCCGGAAGGAGGGGTTTACGGAGTTCCTTATCGTACCATCGTACCCAAAAACGGCCAGAACACCTGGGCGGTCGGCCGCTGTTTTTCAGCTACCCACGATGCCCATGCCTCCTGCCGATCCATGGCCCAGACCATGAGTATGGGCCAGGCGGCCGGGTTGGCCGCTTTGGTTTCCCTGGACACCGACCAAAATGCAAAGAACATTGATTTTAACAAGCTCCAGGATGCCCTGCTAAACCAAGGGGCCATTCTGGAAATGCCGGATAAAACTGCAGATACCTCAAGAGACGGATGGAAAAACAATTAG
- a CDS encoding serine hydrolase domain-containing protein, whose amino-acid sequence MMKKQTKRVLRIAFIIASISSLYFVPWILVKAWILPLPDTVQEQVNEAIGHGFDGMIVYVDQAGKPPESYAAGWHDRKNKIPAYPQALFKIASISKLYVAVATAKLVNDERLSLDKTLADYIPALVGRIENADKITLRMMVQHRSGIPNFTDIIGYWEDPPKANRENLELVLDKPADFEPDEDYEYSNTNYLLLGEILDQTLGYSHHQYIKEEILIPLELNNTYSLLSEVDLDDVMSGYYVGYDDDLKKNDFINPAGSMVATAEDVGIFLRALNDGSVFDEGEQEIYSSIYVYEHTGLLVGYQSFARYHKEIDTVVIQFNNTTNFDGYDWNLAEIVYNRIVKIVRRRNGS is encoded by the coding sequence ATGATGAAAAAACAAACAAAACGAGTTCTCAGAATAGCCTTTATTATTGCGAGCATAAGCTCTTTGTACTTCGTACCATGGATACTGGTAAAGGCCTGGATATTGCCGTTACCTGACACAGTTCAAGAACAGGTCAATGAGGCCATTGGTCATGGATTTGATGGAATGATCGTTTACGTGGACCAAGCTGGGAAACCACCGGAGTCTTATGCCGCAGGATGGCATGACCGGAAAAATAAAATACCTGCCTACCCGCAAGCCCTATTCAAAATTGCCAGTATTAGCAAATTATATGTTGCCGTTGCTACCGCAAAATTGGTAAATGACGAACGTCTGTCTTTGGATAAAACGCTCGCCGATTACATTCCCGCACTTGTGGGACGCATTGAAAATGCCGATAAAATCACCTTGAGAATGATGGTGCAGCATCGGAGTGGCATTCCCAATTTTACAGATATCATTGGCTATTGGGAAGACCCACCAAAAGCCAATAGAGAAAATCTTGAGTTGGTGCTGGATAAGCCAGCGGACTTTGAACCCGATGAAGACTATGAATATTCAAATACCAATTATTTGTTGCTAGGCGAAATTCTTGACCAAACATTGGGCTATAGCCATCACCAATATATCAAAGAGGAAATTTTAATACCGCTTGAGCTGAACAATACATACAGTTTGCTCAGTGAAGTAGATTTAGACGACGTTATGAGCGGGTATTACGTGGGTTACGATGACGATCTGAAAAAAAATGACTTTATAAACCCTGCCGGCTCAATGGTAGCTACAGCAGAGGATGTAGGTATTTTCTTGAGGGCATTGAACGACGGCTCCGTGTTTGATGAAGGGGAGCAGGAAATATATTCCTCCATTTACGTGTACGAACATACAGGGCTGCTTGTTGGCTATCAGAGTTTTGCCAGATACCATAAAGAGATTGACACCGTTGTCATTCAATTTAATAATACAACCAACTTTGATGGATATGACTGGAATCTAGCGGAAATCGTATATAATCGAATCGTAAAAATAGTAAGACGCAGAAACGGCTCATAA
- a CDS encoding FRG domain-containing protein, with protein MSKTINSISDLIEILKTDFEDFSEDIWFRGQSDFDWKLSPGLMRLSEAPSEGTLLTRFKQSAGMLINASPKDDFDWLFLMQHYGVPTRLLDWTESPLTALYFAVIGEENDDKDAALWSLKPTELNKIANISTNEKNFIPSFDDDELKMYSVEKLSSNPRNKLAPIATIATRNSPRIQAQLGVFTIHHLDNKAVEEFCSNEEVCKYKVPADSRQNIRKELELLSINKFTLFPELSSIGETLKKGLK; from the coding sequence ATGAGTAAGACAATAAATAGCATAAGTGATTTAATAGAAATATTAAAGACTGACTTTGAAGATTTCAGTGAAGATATTTGGTTTAGAGGCCAATCAGATTTTGACTGGAAACTATCACCAGGGTTAATGAGGCTGAGCGAAGCACCTTCGGAGGGTACTCTTCTGACCAGATTTAAGCAATCTGCAGGTATGCTTATAAATGCTAGCCCTAAAGACGATTTTGACTGGCTCTTTTTAATGCAGCATTACGGAGTTCCGACAAGACTGCTTGATTGGACAGAAAGTCCGCTAACAGCATTGTATTTTGCCGTAATAGGGGAAGAAAATGACGATAAAGATGCCGCACTATGGTCATTAAAGCCAACAGAGCTTAATAAGATCGCTAATATTAGTACTAATGAGAAGAATTTCATTCCGTCTTTTGATGATGACGAATTAAAAATGTATTCTGTAGAAAAACTCAGTTCTAACCCTAGAAATAAGCTAGCTCCAATTGCAACTATTGCTACTCGAAACAGTCCTAGAATTCAAGCACAACTAGGAGTTTTTACAATCCACCATTTGGACAACAAAGCGGTCGAAGAATTTTGTTCAAATGAGGAGGTTTGCAAGTATAAAGTCCCTGCTGATTCCAGACAAAATATCAGAAAAGAACTTGAACTGTTGAGTATAAATAAATTCACTTTATTCCCAGAGCTATCGAGTATTGGGGAAACATTAAAAAAAGGACTTAAATGA
- a CDS encoding DUF262 domain-containing protein, whose translation MSYIETNPIQHSTILRIYSERDEIITDPEYQRNGGVWTLEKKKLLIDSIINNYDIPKIYFHQFSRDEKRETGKSYAIIDGKQRLEAIWGFIEGDYCLDDDFDYQDNPQLKLGGLSYDDLAKEHPKVLINFDSFVLPIVGVQTDDLDLIEDMFSRLNESAPLNAAEKRNAFGGDMVRAIREVASHSFFTNKVRFNNNRYQHYEAAAKFLLVETSEHESNKIIDTKKVYLDSMTRRYKSGKSSLVDDFKTTVINVMDVMAGCYSNNDLLLRAQGSMVVNYMLFKWADENSININRSWLLKFDQEVKDNRRSAETNYEGANYELLEFDRLSQQGTNDASSIKERLRILKEYIEKAANRVDGSAPS comes from the coding sequence ATGAGTTACATAGAAACTAATCCGATACAACATTCCACGATTCTCAGAATATATTCTGAAAGGGATGAAATCATTACTGATCCGGAATATCAAAGAAATGGTGGGGTATGGACTCTTGAGAAAAAGAAACTTCTTATTGATTCAATTATTAACAACTATGACATTCCTAAAATTTACTTTCATCAGTTTTCACGTGATGAAAAAAGAGAAACAGGAAAGTCTTATGCTATAATTGATGGTAAACAAAGATTAGAGGCGATTTGGGGGTTTATTGAGGGAGATTATTGTCTAGATGACGACTTTGATTACCAGGATAATCCACAACTTAAATTAGGTGGATTAAGCTATGACGATTTAGCTAAAGAACACCCAAAGGTTTTAATAAATTTCGACTCCTTTGTTCTACCAATTGTTGGTGTGCAAACAGATGACTTAGACCTGATTGAAGACATGTTTTCACGTTTAAATGAATCGGCACCACTAAATGCAGCTGAAAAGAGAAATGCCTTTGGAGGTGATATGGTCAGGGCCATTAGAGAGGTTGCTAGTCATAGTTTTTTTACAAATAAAGTACGATTTAACAATAATCGCTATCAGCACTATGAAGCTGCAGCGAAATTCTTGCTTGTTGAAACAAGTGAACATGAGTCGAATAAAATAATTGACACAAAGAAGGTTTATCTAGATAGTATGACTAGAAGATATAAATCAGGAAAATCCTCTCTTGTTGATGACTTTAAGACAACGGTTATAAATGTAATGGATGTAATGGCAGGCTGTTATTCCAATAACGACTTGCTTTTACGAGCACAAGGATCAATGGTAGTTAATTATATGCTATTTAAATGGGCTGATGAAAACAGTATAAATATTAATCGTTCCTGGTTATTGAAATTTGACCAAGAAGTAAAGGATAATAGACGTTCAGCTGAAACAAATTATGAAGGAGCAAATTACGAACTTCTAGAGTTTGATAGATTATCTCAGCAAGGAACAAATGATGCGTCTAGTATAAAAGAGAGGTTAAGAATATTAAAGGAATATATAGAAAAAGCCGCTAATCGAGTAGACGGGTCCGCCCCTAGTTAG
- a CDS encoding SIS domain-containing protein — protein MSVTKQYLAKGKEILSIVENQEAIIQEVARIFSRSILDGRMVHLFGSGHSRMLIEEMWPRYGSFPGFNPIVELSLSFHNLVVGANGQRQAMFLENVSGLAARILRNFDTSPQDTALVVSSSGCNVVPIEMAEEFQKRNIKVVALVSRLHLEGSTSKKEDGKKLTDFADYVLDTGAPLGDAMIYLEGLDSPVAPGSTLGGVLLINCIKAEVAKILHENGQSPKVLSSGKIVGEERAVELFESAYDEHAHRLAKLYENVGKKE, from the coding sequence ATGAGCGTAACAAAACAATATTTGGCCAAGGGAAAAGAGATTCTCTCGATTGTCGAAAACCAGGAGGCAATTATTCAGGAAGTGGCCCGGATTTTCTCCCGCTCCATCTTAGACGGACGTATGGTGCACCTATTTGGATCCGGCCACAGCCGGATGCTGATCGAGGAGATGTGGCCGCGCTATGGGTCGTTTCCCGGGTTTAATCCGATTGTGGAGCTTTCGCTGTCCTTCCACAATCTGGTGGTCGGTGCGAACGGACAGCGGCAGGCGATGTTCTTGGAGAACGTATCGGGTCTGGCGGCCCGCATCCTCCGTAATTTTGATACGAGTCCCCAAGATACCGCGCTGGTCGTCTCTTCCAGTGGATGTAACGTGGTGCCCATCGAGATGGCCGAGGAATTTCAAAAGCGCAATATCAAAGTGGTCGCTTTGGTCAGCCGGTTGCATTTGGAAGGCAGCACCTCCAAAAAGGAAGATGGAAAAAAACTGACCGATTTCGCCGATTATGTATTGGATACAGGAGCGCCCCTGGGCGATGCCATGATCTATCTCGAGGGACTGGATTCCCCCGTTGCCCCAGGCTCTACCTTGGGCGGGGTACTACTAATAAACTGTATCAAGGCGGAAGTTGCGAAAATACTTCACGAAAATGGACAATCGCCCAAAGTGCTGAGCAGTGGTAAAATCGTAGGTGAAGAACGAGCGGTCGAACTTTTCGAATCGGCCTATGACGAGCATGCCCATCGGTTGGCGAAGTTGTACGAGAATGTGGGAAAAAAGGAATAA
- a CDS encoding Gfo/Idh/MocA family protein, which translates to MKIAMLGSGFIARFYAESLHAQRRKDHVVMVYSRNEKNAKRFADDYGLPHYTIDMEEAIAHPEVDVVLISLPNHLHEAAVLACARVKKHVICTKPLGRTAKEAKRMLDAVEEAGIFGGYLEDLCYTPKFLKSMESIKKGDIGRVLWAKSREAHPGPHSDWFWDKEKSGGGAIIDLGCHCVEISRNFIGKNIKPLEVMCWADTQVHPIDAEDHAIGLVKYANGAIGQFEVSWTFRGGMDLRDEVMGTEGTIWINSFLRTGFEMFTTGKGGEGYVAEKAESNTGWLFPVGDEAHELGYPHMFTDMFKAIEENRDPLETFYDGYVVNAILDAAFKSAKTKVWEPVILEDWRGEEPQDDQKQFQSYDKDHYLIKEELLPNGDMAILLKHKETGEVTRKVSH; encoded by the coding sequence ATGAAAATCGCTATGCTCGGCTCGGGTTTTATCGCCCGGTTTTATGCCGAATCCCTTCATGCACAACGCCGAAAAGACCATGTGGTCATGGTGTACTCCCGCAACGAAAAAAACGCCAAACGCTTTGCCGATGATTACGGTCTGCCGCATTACACCATCGATATGGAAGAGGCCATAGCCCACCCCGAGGTCGATGTGGTACTGATTTCCTTGCCCAACCACTTGCACGAGGCCGCAGTGCTGGCCTGCGCCAGGGTGAAAAAACACGTCATCTGTACCAAGCCGCTGGGGCGTACCGCCAAGGAGGCCAAGCGCATGCTCGATGCCGTCGAGGAAGCCGGGATTTTCGGAGGCTATTTGGAAGACCTCTGTTACACCCCCAAATTCTTGAAGTCTATGGAAAGCATTAAAAAGGGGGATATCGGCAGGGTGCTGTGGGCGAAATCCCGCGAGGCACATCCGGGCCCACACAGCGACTGGTTTTGGGACAAGGAGAAATCCGGCGGCGGGGCCATCATCGATCTTGGATGCCACTGTGTTGAAATTAGCCGCAATTTTATCGGGAAAAATATCAAACCGCTTGAGGTCATGTGCTGGGCGGATACACAGGTACATCCGATCGATGCGGAAGACCATGCCATCGGACTGGTAAAATATGCGAACGGCGCCATCGGGCAGTTCGAGGTGAGCTGGACGTTCCGTGGCGGAATGGACCTGCGCGATGAGGTTATGGGCACCGAAGGCACCATTTGGATCAACAGCTTTTTGCGTACGGGTTTTGAAATGTTCACGACCGGAAAAGGGGGCGAAGGTTATGTGGCCGAAAAGGCGGAGTCGAATACCGGCTGGCTGTTTCCCGTCGGCGACGAGGCGCACGAACTCGGCTATCCCCATATGTTTACCGATATGTTTAAGGCCATCGAGGAGAACAGGGATCCGCTCGAAACATTTTACGACGGCTACGTGGTCAATGCGATTTTAGATGCGGCATTTAAATCCGCCAAAACCAAAGTTTGGGAGCCCGTCATTTTGGAAGACTGGCGTGGAGAAGAACCTCAGGATGACCAAAAACAATTTCAATCGTACGATAAAGATCACTATTTGATTAAGGAAGAACTATTGCCCAACGGGGATATGGCAATACTGTTAAAACATAAAGAAACAGGGGAGGTTACCCGCAAGGTCTCACATTGA
- a CDS encoding M28 family metallopeptidase yields MSNYPKIALLLLLVGCQPNNADTDKAQKVDQTTIAEHIETLASDAFMGRMPFTEGEEKTVNYLKSEFEKLGVSPGNGDSYFQEVPLVEITGNPSEEMEISGPNVDFDLEFLEDFVVLTKKPEESVSLEDSELVFAGYGIVAPEYDWNDYEGVDWTGKTAVVLVNDPGFATKDSTLFKGNAMTYYGRWTYKYEEAARQGAAGVLIIHETAPASYGWNVVQSSWTGPRLNLESEAPVTEVEGWLSKEAANKVFEASNIENKDFNALALSQDFKPVPLGVTASVEIDNAIERDVSHNVVGLIEGTDRKDEYIIYSAHWDHLGIGRPVDGDSIYNGAIDNASGVAALLAIAEAFKKGPQPKRSIVFMAVTAEEQGLLGSGYYAENPIYPPEKTVANINMDAFSSPGPMKDLTITGYGHSEMDEYAEEVAENQGRYVIPDPEAEKGYFFRSDHFNFAKIGIPALYASGSHEDFEHGVEFIQKKNDEYREKHYHQPSDEYDPETTELSGVRFDVQLMYEVGLKLANVSDFPKWYDSSEFKAARD; encoded by the coding sequence ATGAGCAACTATCCAAAAATCGCATTGCTCCTACTCCTCGTAGGATGCCAACCCAACAACGCCGACACTGACAAAGCCCAAAAAGTAGATCAGACCACCATTGCTGAACATATCGAGACCTTGGCTTCCGATGCTTTTATGGGACGGATGCCGTTCACTGAAGGGGAGGAAAAAACCGTAAACTACCTAAAGTCCGAATTTGAAAAACTGGGCGTTTCGCCCGGTAATGGCGATAGCTATTTTCAAGAGGTGCCGCTGGTAGAGATTACAGGAAATCCCTCGGAGGAAATGGAGATATCGGGACCCAACGTGGACTTTGACCTCGAATTTCTCGAGGATTTTGTGGTCCTTACCAAAAAACCGGAGGAAAGCGTAAGCCTTGAAGATTCCGAATTGGTATTCGCGGGCTATGGTATTGTGGCTCCTGAGTACGATTGGAACGACTACGAGGGAGTGGATTGGACAGGTAAAACGGCGGTGGTGCTGGTCAACGACCCCGGTTTTGCCACCAAAGATTCTACGTTGTTCAAGGGCAACGCCATGACCTATTACGGCCGGTGGACCTACAAATATGAGGAGGCTGCCCGACAAGGGGCCGCGGGAGTGCTGATCATCCATGAGACCGCCCCGGCCTCCTACGGGTGGAACGTGGTGCAGAGCAGCTGGACCGGCCCCCGGCTTAATTTGGAGAGCGAAGCCCCGGTCACCGAGGTAGAAGGATGGCTGAGCAAAGAGGCTGCCAACAAGGTGTTCGAAGCGTCCAACATAGAAAACAAAGATTTCAATGCATTGGCCTTGAGCCAGGATTTTAAACCGGTGCCCCTGGGTGTGACGGCTTCCGTAGAAATCGATAACGCCATCGAAAGGGATGTCTCCCACAACGTAGTCGGCCTTATCGAGGGCACGGACCGAAAGGACGAGTATATCATCTATTCCGCCCATTGGGACCATCTCGGGATCGGACGTCCGGTGGATGGGGATTCCATCTACAACGGCGCAATCGATAATGCTTCCGGAGTTGCGGCCCTCCTGGCCATTGCCGAAGCCTTTAAAAAAGGTCCGCAACCAAAACGCTCCATCGTTTTTATGGCGGTGACCGCCGAGGAACAAGGTTTGTTGGGTTCGGGCTATTATGCCGAAAATCCTATTTATCCCCCCGAAAAAACCGTGGCCAACATCAATATGGATGCTTTTTCGAGTCCCGGGCCTATGAAAGACCTGACCATTACCGGCTACGGGCATTCCGAAATGGATGAATATGCCGAGGAAGTCGCCGAAAATCAAGGACGCTACGTCATTCCCGATCCCGAAGCGGAGAAAGGCTATTTCTTCCGGTCGGACCATTTTAATTTTGCCAAGATCGGCATCCCCGCCCTCTATGCCTCAGGATCTCATGAGGATTTTGAGCATGGCGTGGAATTCATCCAAAAAAAGAACGACGAGTACCGGGAGAAGCACTACCATCAACCCTCGGACGAATACGACCCCGAAACCACGGAATTGAGCGGGGTACGCTTCGATGTGCAACTGATGTACGAGGTGGGCCTCAAGCTGGCCAACGTATCCGATTTTCCGAAATGGTACGACAGCAGCGAATTTAAGGCGGCGCGGGACTAA
- a CDS encoding SDR family NAD(P)-dependent oxidoreductase — MNFKNTVYIIMGGTTGMGLAAAVALKSEGAEVLVVGRNEESCVKAAETLGEGSIALSGDATDPKTVRTAIQRGHDAFGSITGLFHVAGGSGRKWGDGPLDKISLEGWNKTMELNLTSMMLSNQAMVNYFLEHKNPGTILNMGSVLGYSPSPKYFTTHAYAAAKSAIIGFSKSIASYYAEYGIRVNVVAPSLFITPMAKRAAEDDEILSFLKTKQPLDGGRPGAAEDINTAVLMFLHPASKFITGQILAVDGGWTLSEGQYPQGN, encoded by the coding sequence ATGAACTTTAAGAATACCGTTTATATCATTATGGGCGGTACCACCGGAATGGGGCTGGCCGCGGCCGTAGCCCTAAAGTCCGAAGGTGCCGAAGTGCTGGTCGTGGGTCGAAATGAAGAAAGTTGTGTCAAGGCGGCCGAGACCTTGGGGGAAGGCAGTATTGCACTAAGCGGCGATGCCACCGACCCAAAAACCGTCCGGACAGCCATCCAAAGGGGGCACGATGCCTTTGGAAGCATTACCGGGCTGTTCCATGTCGCGGGCGGAAGCGGTCGCAAATGGGGCGACGGTCCACTGGATAAAATTTCTTTGGAAGGATGGAACAAAACCATGGAGCTGAACCTGACCTCGATGATGCTTTCCAATCAGGCGATGGTCAATTACTTTTTGGAACATAAGAACCCCGGGACGATTTTGAACATGGGCTCTGTGCTGGGCTATTCCCCATCCCCCAAATATTTCACGACCCATGCCTATGCCGCGGCCAAATCGGCGATTATCGGCTTTTCGAAATCGATTGCATCCTACTACGCCGAGTATGGCATTAGGGTCAACGTAGTCGCGCCAAGCCTCTTTATTACGCCCATGGCCAAGCGTGCGGCAGAAGATGACGAGATCCTCTCCTTTCTAAAGACAAAACAACCCCTCGATGGCGGCCGTCCGGGAGCTGCCGAAGATATCAATACGGCGGTGCTGATGTTCCTGCACCCGGCCTCCAAGTTTATCACGGGCCAGATATTGGCCGTGGATGGGGGCTGGACGCTGAGCGAGGGGCAATATCCCCAAGGAAATTAA
- a CDS encoding monooxygenase, whose product MAVIMYVDFPHKKIWGKEMANQMKELAQSITKEPGFIWKFWTESKKEEMAGGVYMFDSRENADQYLKMHSQRLAEFGYSDIRGKIFEINNELSTIGKAPF is encoded by the coding sequence ATGGCGGTAATTATGTACGTAGATTTTCCTCATAAGAAGATTTGGGGGAAAGAAATGGCAAATCAAATGAAAGAACTTGCACAAAGTATTACCAAAGAACCTGGTTTTATTTGGAAATTCTGGACGGAAAGTAAGAAGGAAGAAATGGCAGGTGGCGTTTATATGTTCGATTCTCGAGAAAACGCAGATCAATACCTTAAAATGCACTCACAAAGATTGGCAGAATTTGGATATTCGGATATTAGGGGAAAAATTTTTGAAATAAATAATGAGCTTTCTACCATTGGCAAAGCTCCTTTCTAA
- a CDS encoding phosphotriesterase family protein, whose product MEKQLEYDRQKFFRTVLGDRPVSEMGLTYAHEHIVIEDSYVTAAHPEFLLNDVEKIAEELSEFYSAGGRTVVDTMPANCGRNVLKSVAISQRSGVNIILPTGIHLEIYYPKNHWRYAYTEDELTQLFIEDIEKGIDRFDYSGPYIQRTPHKAGLLKLATGDETFTKHQELIFRAVVNAHLETGAPILTHTNFGRQALEQAKLFERLGANLEHVVLSHVDRAKHVDYNKAVLDTGVRVEYDSAFRWKNDGANYTLELLEQLLPDYPDQITLGMDMAKSAYWKSYGGAPGLNYLIDTIPEFLRSKGLEDYYNKVFFDNPRQLYSFIQ is encoded by the coding sequence ATGGAAAAACAATTAGAGTACGACCGCCAAAAATTCTTCAGAACGGTTTTAGGCGATCGGCCCGTATCCGAAATGGGACTCACATATGCCCACGAGCATATCGTTATAGAGGACAGCTATGTGACCGCGGCCCATCCGGAATTTTTACTGAACGATGTCGAAAAAATTGCCGAGGAACTTTCGGAATTTTATTCCGCTGGCGGAAGAACGGTCGTAGATACCATGCCCGCTAATTGTGGGCGTAATGTGTTGAAATCCGTTGCCATTAGTCAACGTAGCGGGGTGAATATTATCTTGCCAACGGGCATCCATCTAGAAATATACTATCCAAAAAACCACTGGCGGTATGCCTACACCGAAGATGAGCTGACCCAACTTTTTATCGAAGACATCGAAAAAGGCATCGACCGGTTCGATTACAGCGGACCATATATTCAAAGGACACCCCATAAAGCCGGACTTCTCAAATTGGCCACCGGCGATGAAACTTTCACTAAACATCAAGAACTGATCTTCAGGGCCGTTGTCAACGCCCATCTCGAAACCGGAGCCCCCATCTTGACCCACACCAATTTTGGAAGACAGGCCTTGGAACAGGCAAAGCTGTTCGAAAGGCTGGGCGCAAATTTAGAGCATGTGGTGCTGTCACATGTAGATCGGGCGAAGCACGTAGATTACAATAAAGCGGTGCTCGATACGGGGGTACGCGTAGAGTACGACAGTGCGTTTCGGTGGAAAAATGACGGTGCCAATTACACCCTGGAACTGTTGGAACAGTTGCTTCCCGACTATCCCGATCAAATTACCTTGGGTATGGACATGGCAAAAAGTGCGTATTGGAAAAGTTACGGTGGAGCCCCTGGCTTGAACTACTTGATCGACACCATCCCTGAATTCCTCAGATCAAAGGGGTTGGAGGACTATTATAACAAGGTGTTTTTCGACAATCCAAGGCAACTGTACTCCTTTATTCAATGA